One genomic segment of Belonocnema kinseyi isolate 2016_QV_RU_SX_M_011 chromosome 2, B_treatae_v1, whole genome shotgun sequence includes these proteins:
- the LOC117167854 gene encoding short-chain dehydrogenase/reductase family 16C member 6-like, translating into MVNAYGGVIIVADVLLLFLKIIFYLFESIYRFFVPAEEKSVAGEIVLVTGAGHGIGRELAVRYASLGATVVCWDINQEGNEETANEIKKQGAARSFAYKCDVSSRDEVLETAEKVREEVGNVTILVNNAGIMPCHSFLTHTPEEIRKLVDVNLMSHFWMLQAFLPSMIEKNHGHVVALSSMAGIVGLPNLVPYCATKYAVRGIMDSICEEIRQISPNKINNIKFTTIYPYMVDTGLCKKPKSRFPNLLALVKPHEAADQIISAQRRNQMEITIPSYWLTVSTFVRTLPYKAILQVIDFVDSGVEAES; encoded by the exons ATGGTTAATGCGTATGGAGGGGTGATCATCGTCGCcgatgtattattattatttctaaagataattttttacctcTTCGAGAGCATATACCGATTTTTCGTTCCAGCCGAGGAAAAAAGCGTCGCTGGAGAGATTGTACTG GTAACAGGAGCTGGCCATGGAATTGGAAGGGAATTAGCCGTGCGATACGCATCCTTGGGAGCTACTGTAGTTTGCTGGGATATTAATCAGGAAGGAAACGAGGAGACTGCAAATGAAATTAAGAAGCAAGGAGCAGCCAGATCTTTCGCATACAA ATGCGACGTATCTAGCAGAGATGAAGTTTTGGAAACTGCCGAAAAAGTCAGAGAAGAAGTTGGAAATGTTACTATTCTCGTAAATAATGCTGGTATCATGCCCTGCCACTCTTTCCTCACCCACACACCGGAAGAGATTAGAAAGCTAGTCGACGTCAATCTCATGTCGCACTTCTGG aTGCTGCAAGCATTTTTGCCTagtatgattgaaaaaaatcacgGACATGTGGTGGCTTTATCGTCAATGGCTGGTATCGTAGGACTTCCGAATTTGGTGCCGTATTGTGCAACAAAATACGCAGTTAGAG GAATTATGGATTCAATATGTGAGGAAATTCGTCAAATAAGTcccaacaaaataaacaatatcaaATTCACCACCATTTATCCTTATATGGTCGATACCGGACTTTGCAAAAAACCAAAATCGAG attcCCGAATCTTTTGGCGCTGGTTAAGCCGCACGAAGCTGCTGATCAAATAATAAGCGCACAGAGAAGGAATCAAATGGAAATTACTATTCCTAGTTATTGGTTAACAGTCAGCACGTTTGTTAG gaCTTTACCCTACAAAGCGATACTTCAAGTAATCGATTTTGTGGACAGTGGAGTCGAAGCCGAAAGTTAA